In Gemmatimonadaceae bacterium, one DNA window encodes the following:
- a CDS encoding type 1 glutamine amidotransferase: protein MTKTIGILVGPDYEDLEVWYPKLRLEAAGYSAPLLGPEGVTFKGKHGYPAPVELDVGIVDPATLAGILAPGGWAPDKLRRDNTVLNLVRSVHSAGGLVATICHGPWVLISAGIVKGRRMTSTVGIRDDLRNAGALWVDQAVVEDANILSSRVPKDLPAFGEAMISWLRERSG, encoded by the coding sequence ATGACCAAGACAATCGGTATTTTGGTTGGTCCTGATTATGAGGATCTCGAGGTTTGGTATCCGAAACTGCGACTTGAAGCAGCCGGATACTCGGCGCCGCTCCTGGGACCGGAAGGCGTCACCTTCAAGGGAAAGCACGGATACCCTGCCCCGGTCGAACTAGATGTCGGCATAGTGGATCCCGCCACTTTGGCCGGAATCCTAGCGCCGGGCGGTTGGGCACCCGATAAGCTGCGTCGCGATAACACGGTCTTGAATCTTGTGCGATCGGTGCATTCTGCCGGAGGCCTCGTGGCGACCATCTGCCACGGGCCCTGGGTGCTCATATCAGCCGGCATCGTGAAGGGCCGTCGAATGACGTCGACGGTAGGCATTCGGGACGACCTCAGGAACGCGGGAGCCCTATGGGTTGATCAGGCCGTCGTCGAAGACGCAAATATCCTGTCCAGCCGAGTCCCGAAGGACCTCCCCGCCTTTGGGGAGGCGATGATCAGTTGGCTCAGGGAGCGGTCAGGGTGA
- a CDS encoding M48 family metallopeptidase, translated as MAEPRTLNLFEQQASNRRKSWVLVGAFLLFFLWLGLGGDLILWLSTQGAGATGGYQHRVPWLGLAMGAVALFLVGDVLRNGAKKVLWTTGAQPLDAAKTPEEQQLLNVVEEMSIAAGLPRPKVYVVPDPDPNAFVTGTRPLEAHLAVTAGLLGVLDRDELQAVVAHEMGHVKNEDTRLMTLMAGIAGAILLIRDGVGRVFLRGGRIGGRGRGRGNGGGGNNPLILLLVAVWVLSWLLAPLVTRLLAMGVSRKREYLADAMAAQFTRNPAALASALDKIEQHHAPTKAISSGVAHLCIADPTGRLSNDREGRIWDLFATHPPMRNRVARLRAMAFQAAKRAGDIAPS; from the coding sequence GTGGCTGAGCCGCGCACGCTCAACCTCTTTGAGCAGCAGGCCTCCAACCGCCGCAAGTCCTGGGTGCTGGTTGGGGCGTTCCTGCTGTTCTTCCTCTGGCTCGGACTGGGCGGCGACCTGATTCTCTGGCTGTCGACGCAGGGAGCCGGCGCGACCGGCGGCTACCAGCATCGGGTGCCGTGGCTCGGCCTCGCGATGGGGGCGGTCGCGCTCTTCCTGGTCGGGGACGTCCTGCGCAACGGAGCCAAGAAGGTGCTCTGGACCACCGGGGCCCAACCGCTCGACGCGGCCAAGACCCCTGAGGAGCAGCAGCTCCTGAACGTGGTTGAGGAGATGTCGATCGCGGCCGGGCTGCCTCGCCCCAAAGTCTACGTGGTGCCGGATCCGGACCCCAACGCCTTTGTGACCGGGACGCGGCCGCTGGAAGCTCACCTGGCGGTCACCGCAGGCTTGCTCGGTGTGCTGGACCGCGATGAGCTGCAGGCAGTTGTGGCGCACGAGATGGGGCATGTCAAGAATGAAGACACCCGGCTGATGACCCTGATGGCCGGGATCGCGGGTGCCATTCTGTTGATCCGCGACGGCGTCGGCCGCGTGTTTCTCCGCGGGGGCCGAATTGGCGGCAGAGGGCGCGGCCGTGGCAACGGCGGAGGCGGAAACAACCCGCTGATTCTGCTCCTTGTGGCTGTCTGGGTCCTGAGTTGGCTGCTGGCACCACTGGTCACTCGCCTGCTCGCGATGGGGGTGAGCCGAAAGCGGGAGTATCTGGCGGACGCGATGGCGGCGCAGTTCACGCGGAACCCAGCCGCGTTGGCGTCAGCCTTGGACAAGATCGAGCAGCATCACGCGCCGACAAAGGCCATCTCGAGCGGCGTTGCGCATCTCTGCATTGCCGACCCAACTGGTCGGCTTTCAAATGATCGCGAGGGGCGAATCTGGGACCTGTTCGCTACGCACCCACCGATGCGGAACCGGGTGGCGAGGCTTCGGGCCATGGCGTTTCAGGCCGCGAAGCGAGCCGGTGACATTGCGCCGAGTTGA
- a CDS encoding LemA family protein produces MFLLIALAVIAVWGVIAYNGLIALRNQTANALKQIDVQLKRRHDLIPNLVSAVQGAMDFEKDTLQAVVSARNSAVKAAAGLDPQHVQASAAAEAQLTGALGRLLAVVEAYPDLKATANMKSLQEELASTENKVSFARQLYNDTATLYNTRQQQFPTNLVAGFAKCVPAELWEIEDAAERAVPKVEFKRS; encoded by the coding sequence GTGTTCCTGTTGATTGCGCTTGCTGTCATCGCCGTATGGGGCGTCATCGCCTACAACGGGCTCATCGCCCTCAGGAACCAGACCGCCAACGCGCTCAAGCAGATCGACGTGCAGTTGAAGCGCCGACATGACCTGATCCCGAACCTCGTCAGCGCCGTTCAGGGCGCGATGGACTTCGAGAAGGACACCCTGCAGGCCGTCGTCAGCGCGCGCAACTCCGCCGTCAAGGCCGCCGCCGGCCTCGATCCGCAGCACGTGCAAGCGTCCGCAGCGGCCGAGGCCCAGCTCACCGGCGCGCTCGGCCGGCTGCTCGCCGTGGTCGAGGCCTATCCTGACCTCAAGGCGACCGCGAACATGAAGTCGCTGCAGGAAGAACTGGCCTCGACCGAGAACAAGGTGTCGTTCGCGCGGCAGCTCTACAACGACACGGCCACGCTCTACAACACGCGGCAGCAGCAGTTCCCCACGAACCTCGTGGCGGGCTTTGCCAAGTGCGTGCCGGCCGAGCTCTGGGAGATCGAGGACGCCGCCGAGCGGGCGGTGCCCAAGGTCGAGTTCAAGCGTAGCTGA
- the tilS gene encoding tRNA lysidine(34) synthetase TilS: MPSQSEAVSAVQGALAALPSGRWLLAVSGGRDSMVLLDAMASARGHEVAAVATFDHGTGRAATRAASLVERRGLELELPVVSGTVDAPEPPGEASWRHLRWRFLRGWAEELDATILTAHTADDQVETVVQRILRGAGARGLAGMNAVVVAPGLPTVLRPLLGVAGTVIADYATTRSLRYVTDPTNRDRKYQRNRVRHDILPALERAAPGFGAWCADLSVRAAAWRTALASLVDSGIGPTITGDGALVLWASRVQALGADEWSVIWPELAARVGVVMDRRGIARASAWAPRSKPGGEVQLSRGATIRRTARTFVIRASATLANYIDAQ, encoded by the coding sequence GTGCCTAGCCAAAGTGAAGCGGTTTCGGCGGTGCAGGGCGCGCTCGCGGCGCTGCCCTCAGGCCGATGGCTGCTCGCCGTGTCCGGCGGTCGCGATTCAATGGTGCTGCTGGATGCGATGGCATCGGCGCGCGGCCACGAGGTCGCTGCGGTGGCGACGTTTGATCACGGCACGGGGCGCGCGGCGACGCGCGCGGCTTCGCTCGTGGAACGGCGCGGCCTCGAGCTGGAACTGCCCGTTGTGTCGGGCACCGTAGATGCGCCCGAACCGCCGGGCGAGGCCTCGTGGCGACACCTGCGCTGGCGCTTCCTGCGCGGATGGGCCGAGGAGCTCGACGCGACCATCCTCACGGCACACACGGCGGATGACCAGGTCGAGACCGTCGTGCAGCGCATCCTGCGTGGGGCGGGCGCACGCGGCTTGGCGGGAATGAACGCCGTCGTGGTGGCGCCGGGTCTTCCGACGGTGCTCCGTCCGCTGTTGGGCGTGGCGGGGACGGTGATCGCAGACTACGCGACGACGCGCAGTCTGCGCTACGTGACCGACCCGACGAATCGCGATCGCAAGTACCAGCGCAACCGTGTCCGGCACGACATCCTGCCGGCCCTCGAGCGCGCGGCGCCGGGCTTCGGCGCCTGGTGCGCCGACCTGTCGGTGCGCGCGGCGGCGTGGCGGACGGCGCTGGCCTCGCTGGTGGACTCCGGCATCGGACCGACGATCACGGGTGACGGCGCGCTTGTGCTGTGGGCGAGCCGCGTGCAGGCGCTCGGAGCCGACGAGTGGAGTGTGATCTGGCCGGAGTTGGCGGCGCGTGTGGGTGTCGTCATGGACCGCCGCGGCATCGCGCGGGCGAGCGCCTGGGCTCCCCGGTCGAAGCCAGGCGGGGAGGTCCAGCTTTCCCGCGGCGCCACGATTCGCCGTACCGCTCGCACGTTCGTAATTCGGGCATCGGCGACCCTCGCCAACTATATTGATGCACAGTGA
- the hpt gene encoding hypoxanthine phosphoribosyltransferase: MKRIAFDEQAIAQRVRELGAEITASYPDGDLLVLGLLKGSFVFLADLVREIRRPLHVDFLVASSYGAGTVSSGNVQLVYDPETSLEGKHILLVEDIVDSGRTLQKLVQILGARKPRSIEICALLHKHIAEHLSHPVKFVGFDAPHEFLVGYGLDHAEDFRHVPFVASLE; the protein is encoded by the coding sequence ATCAAGCGCATCGCCTTCGACGAGCAGGCGATCGCGCAGCGTGTCCGGGAACTGGGCGCTGAAATCACCGCTTCCTATCCAGACGGTGACCTGCTGGTGCTGGGTCTGCTGAAGGGCAGCTTCGTGTTCCTGGCGGACCTCGTGCGGGAGATTCGCCGTCCGCTGCACGTGGACTTTCTCGTGGCCTCGAGCTACGGCGCCGGGACGGTGTCGTCCGGCAATGTCCAGTTGGTGTACGACCCCGAGACCTCGCTGGAAGGGAAGCACATCCTGCTGGTCGAGGACATCGTGGATTCCGGTCGCACGCTGCAGAAGCTTGTCCAGATCCTTGGGGCGCGGAAGCCGCGGTCGATTGAGATCTGCGCCCTGCTGCACAAACACATCGCGGAGCACCTCTCGCATCCCGTGAAGTTCGTGGGATTCGACGCGCCGCACGAATTCCTTGTCGGCTACGGCCTGGACCACGCGGAAGACTTCCGCCACGTCCCGTTCGTGGCCAGCCTCGAGTAG
- the ftsH gene encoding ATP-dependent zinc metalloprotease FtsH gives MANAPQQKPGGFGRASRTLSLWVLAILVPFVFFQMTAGRNEQSPKIDYSLYDQQLTADNIAKVTIVGGREVTGEFKNRVLIDGREAKRFSTKLPVANSEAEVERLRAKNVSIGAEDPRISIGTLLLQMLPWIIIIGIWVFLLRQMQAGGNKAFSFGKSKAKLLSGDTPKVTFADVAGADEAKVELREIIEFLKDPAKFTKLGGRLPKGALLVGPPGTGKTLLAKAVAGEAGRPFFSMSGSDFVEMFVGVGASRVRDLFEQGKTNAPCIIFIDEIDAVGRHRGAGLGGGHDEREQTLNQLLVEMDGFESNDGVILIAATNRPDVLDPALLRPGRFDRQIVVDAPDLKGREGILKVHIRNKPLAEDVDIHRLARGTPGMAGADLANLVNEAALLAARRNHDRIYMLDFEDAKDRVMLGAERKSLVMKEEERRLTAYHEAGHAVCAIRVKGNDPLHKVTIVPRGRALGLAFTLPEDDRVSVTREQLEARLVMAYGGRTAEEIVFGRDRVTTGAASDIQQATGIARRYVSQWGLSDAIGPILVGDNEQEVFLGRELTSRRQVSERTAQQVDDEVSRVINEAYNRAMDTLTTNRALLDSIAAALLERETLSREDIAILERGEELPPRIDPPTALPTPPKAAADAEPRRVPPPLLGGPEPSPA, from the coding sequence ATGGCCAACGCCCCGCAACAAAAGCCCGGTGGGTTCGGACGCGCCTCGCGCACCCTGTCGCTGTGGGTGCTCGCGATCCTCGTGCCGTTCGTGTTCTTCCAGATGACGGCCGGTCGCAACGAGCAGTCGCCGAAGATTGACTACTCGCTCTACGACCAGCAGCTCACGGCCGACAACATCGCCAAGGTGACGATCGTCGGCGGCCGCGAGGTGACGGGCGAGTTCAAGAACCGCGTCCTCATCGACGGCCGCGAGGCCAAGCGCTTCTCGACCAAGCTGCCGGTGGCCAACAGCGAGGCCGAAGTCGAGCGGCTGCGGGCCAAGAACGTGAGCATCGGCGCCGAGGATCCGCGCATCAGCATCGGCACGCTGCTGCTGCAGATGCTGCCCTGGATCATCATCATCGGCATCTGGGTCTTCCTGCTGCGGCAGATGCAGGCCGGCGGCAACAAGGCCTTCTCGTTCGGCAAGTCGAAGGCCAAGCTGCTCTCCGGCGACACGCCCAAGGTGACCTTCGCCGACGTGGCGGGCGCCGACGAGGCGAAGGTCGAGCTGCGCGAGATCATTGAGTTCCTGAAGGACCCTGCCAAGTTCACCAAGCTCGGTGGCCGCCTGCCCAAGGGCGCGCTGTTGGTCGGCCCGCCGGGCACGGGCAAGACGCTGCTCGCCAAGGCCGTGGCCGGCGAGGCGGGACGTCCGTTCTTCTCGATGTCGGGCTCCGACTTCGTGGAGATGTTTGTCGGCGTCGGTGCCAGCCGCGTGCGCGACCTCTTCGAGCAGGGCAAGACGAACGCGCCCTGCATCATCTTCATTGACGAGATCGACGCGGTCGGCCGCCACCGCGGCGCCGGCCTCGGTGGTGGGCACGACGAGCGCGAGCAGACGCTCAACCAGCTGCTCGTCGAGATGGACGGTTTCGAGTCCAATGACGGCGTCATCCTGATTGCCGCGACGAACCGCCCCGACGTGCTCGACCCGGCGCTGCTGCGTCCGGGCCGCTTTGACCGCCAGATCGTCGTGGACGCCCCCGACCTCAAGGGTCGCGAGGGCATCCTCAAGGTGCACATCCGCAACAAGCCGCTGGCCGAGGACGTGGACATCCATCGCCTCGCGCGTGGCACGCCGGGCATGGCCGGCGCGGATCTCGCGAACCTCGTGAACGAGGCGGCGTTGCTTGCCGCGCGTCGCAACCACGATCGCATCTACATGCTCGACTTCGAGGACGCGAAGGACCGCGTCATGCTCGGCGCCGAGCGCAAGTCGCTGGTGATGAAGGAGGAGGAGCGTCGCCTTACCGCGTATCACGAGGCGGGGCACGCCGTCTGCGCGATTCGCGTGAAGGGCAACGACCCGCTGCACAAGGTGACCATCGTGCCGCGTGGCCGTGCGTTGGGCCTCGCCTTCACGCTGCCCGAGGATGATCGCGTGTCGGTGACGCGCGAGCAGCTCGAGGCGCGCCTGGTGATGGCCTACGGTGGACGCACCGCCGAGGAGATCGTCTTTGGCCGCGACCGTGTGACCACGGGCGCGGCCAGCGACATCCAGCAGGCCACGGGTATCGCGCGGCGCTATGTGTCGCAGTGGGGCCTCTCGGATGCCATTGGGCCGATCCTCGTGGGCGACAACGAGCAGGAAGTCTTCCTGGGCCGCGAGCTCACCAGCCGCCGGCAGGTGTCCGAGCGTACGGCCCAGCAGGTGGACGACGAGGTCTCGCGCGTGATCAACGAGGCCTACAACCGCGCGATGGACACGCTGACGACCAACCGCGCGCTGCTCGACAGCATCGCGGCGGCGCTGCTTGAGCGCGAGACGCTTTCGCGAGAGGACATCGCGATCCTCGAGCGTGGTGAGGAACTCCCGCCGCGCATCGATCCGCCCACGGCCCTGCCGACGCCGCCGAAGGCCGCGGCGGACGCCGAGCCGCGGCGCGTGCCGCCGCCGCTCTTGGGCGGGCCCGAGCCATCGCCGGCCTGA
- the cdaA gene encoding diadenylate cyclase CdaA, whose amino-acid sequence MNPTGFLTFGWRDLLEVALVAYILYRGLLLISGTRALQMLAGIVVLVLAYAAAWVLRLTTLTWLLGLAFTYGAFAAIVIFQPELRAALANLGQRRLGFLLRRDEEDTDAAAVLADTAFRLSRLGLGAIIAIERDVSLAPFVGSGTAVSMQVHADLLAAVFARSSALHDGAVVVRADRVIGAGCILPLTATPLDRSYGTRHRAALGLSEETDAVILVVSEEREEVSVALRGELRRMGSERELRTFLAAREANATV is encoded by the coding sequence GTGAATCCCACGGGCTTCCTGACGTTCGGCTGGCGCGACCTCCTCGAGGTCGCGCTTGTCGCATACATCCTCTACCGCGGCCTGCTGCTCATCAGCGGGACGCGCGCGCTGCAGATGCTGGCGGGCATCGTCGTGCTGGTGCTCGCCTACGCGGCCGCCTGGGTGCTGCGGCTCACCACGCTGACGTGGCTGCTCGGCCTGGCGTTCACTTACGGCGCGTTCGCCGCCATCGTGATCTTCCAGCCGGAACTGCGCGCGGCGCTGGCGAACCTCGGGCAGCGGCGGCTGGGGTTCCTGCTCAGGCGCGACGAGGAGGACACCGATGCCGCCGCCGTGCTCGCCGATACGGCGTTTCGCCTCTCGCGCCTCGGCCTCGGCGCCATCATCGCGATCGAGCGCGATGTGTCGTTGGCGCCGTTCGTGGGGAGCGGCACGGCGGTGTCGATGCAGGTGCACGCCGACCTGCTCGCGGCGGTGTTCGCGCGATCCTCGGCGCTGCACGACGGCGCCGTGGTCGTCCGCGCGGACCGTGTGATCGGGGCGGGCTGTATTCTGCCGCTGACCGCGACGCCGCTGGATCGCAGCTATGGCACGCGGCACCGGGCGGCGCTTGGGCTGTCCGAGGAGACGGATGCCGTCATCCTCGTCGTCAGTGAGGAGCGCGAGGAAGTGTCGGTGGCGTTGCGCGGCGAATTGCGCCGGATGGGCAGCGAGCGCGAGTTGCGCACATTCCTCGCGGCGCGCGAGGCGAACGCGACCGTCTGA
- a CDS encoding YggS family pyridoxal phosphate-dependent enzyme encodes MGFSGLAERVAEVRQRIDAARARGQGQSVRLIAVTKTHGAEAVLAAEAAGIADVGENKVQEAVGKQVALREAGTMPSGIRWHLIGHLQTNKVKQLDRFDLLHALDRPRLADAVSEQAMRSERVFDVLMQVNVVGEESKGGYALADVQAAATRLRELSGLRVRGVMTMAPFDADEPTLRRVFRGAREARERLQDAGLPAEELSMGMSGDYEIAVEEGATLLRLGTVLFGARS; translated from the coding sequence ATGGGTTTTTCGGGTCTCGCCGAGCGCGTGGCAGAGGTGCGGCAGCGCATCGACGCCGCGCGCGCACGGGGGCAGGGGCAGTCGGTGCGCCTGATCGCCGTGACGAAGACGCACGGAGCCGAGGCGGTGCTCGCAGCCGAGGCGGCGGGAATTGCCGATGTCGGCGAGAACAAGGTGCAGGAAGCGGTGGGCAAGCAGGTTGCCCTCCGAGAGGCCGGCACGATGCCGTCGGGCATCCGCTGGCATCTCATCGGCCATCTGCAGACGAACAAGGTCAAGCAGCTCGATCGCTTCGACCTGCTGCACGCGCTGGATCGACCGCGCCTTGCGGACGCGGTGTCGGAACAGGCAATGCGCAGCGAGCGGGTGTTCGACGTGCTGATGCAGGTGAATGTCGTCGGCGAGGAATCAAAGGGTGGCTATGCGCTCGCGGATGTGCAGGCAGCAGCGACGCGCCTGCGGGAGCTGTCCGGCCTTCGGGTGCGGGGCGTGATGACGATGGCGCCGTTCGACGCGGACGAGCCGACGCTGCGACGGGTGTTTCGCGGCGCACGGGAAGCGCGCGAGCGGTTGCAGGATGCAGGCCTTCCCGCCGAGGAGCTCTCGATGGGAATGAGTGGGGACTACGAGATTGCCGTCGAGGAAGGGGCCACGTTGCTCCGCCTCGGCACCGTGCTGTTCGGCGCAAGGAGCTAA
- a CDS encoding DivIVA domain-containing protein, with translation MDDQGEDMFRLSPVDVRRFEFGTSMRGYDRQRVDNFRDQVADELESLIHENADLDGKNRALAEQLKHFRERDKALNEALVSAQLLREEMKGQAEREAALIIQEAEAQASRLQERARGEIAELQRELKELERTRRAYLAQLKALAERHLAEVAAFEQAPSPGASESP, from the coding sequence ATGGACGATCAGGGCGAAGACATGTTCCGCCTCTCGCCGGTGGATGTCCGCCGGTTTGAGTTTGGCACGTCGATGCGAGGCTATGACCGCCAGCGCGTGGACAACTTCCGCGATCAGGTGGCCGATGAGCTCGAGTCGTTGATCCACGAGAACGCGGACCTCGACGGCAAGAACCGCGCGCTGGCCGAGCAGCTCAAGCATTTTCGTGAACGCGACAAGGCCCTGAACGAGGCCCTGGTCAGCGCGCAGCTGCTGCGTGAGGAGATGAAGGGCCAGGCGGAGCGCGAAGCGGCGCTGATCATCCAGGAAGCCGAGGCGCAGGCCTCGCGCCTGCAGGAGCGCGCGCGCGGTGAGATCGCCGAGCTGCAGCGCGAGCTCAAGGAATTGGAACGCACGCGTCGCGCGTATCTCGCGCAGCTCAAGGCGCTGGCCGAGCGACACCTCGCCGAGGTCGCGGCGTTCGAGCAGGCTCCGTCACCGGGCGCCAGCGAGTCGCCGTGA
- a CDS encoding purine-nucleoside phosphorylase, producing the protein MALDPQAVQSAVAAIRSRSALVPEVAVILGTGLGALGEAIEVEASIPYGDIPGFPLSTVESHTGRLLLGTLAGRRVVAMQGRFHRYEGYALQQVTFPVRVMRALGAEVLVVSNACGGIRADWAPGDLMCIADHINLLGDNPLVGPHHREWGVRFPDMSAPYDAALRATASEVARGAGITLREGVYAAVMGPNLETRAEYAMLRTMRADVVGMSTVPEVIVAVQAGFRVLGISIITDACVPETLEAASLEKILAVAAVAEPKLTALVRGVLERL; encoded by the coding sequence ATGGCGCTCGATCCCCAGGCGGTGCAGTCCGCGGTCGCGGCCATTCGGTCGCGATCGGCGCTCGTGCCCGAGGTGGCGGTGATCCTCGGGACGGGGCTTGGCGCGCTGGGCGAAGCCATCGAAGTCGAAGCGAGCATCCCCTACGGCGACATCCCGGGATTCCCGCTCTCCACCGTGGAATCGCACACCGGTCGCCTGCTGCTCGGTACGCTTGCCGGCCGCCGCGTGGTGGCGATGCAGGGACGTTTCCATCGCTACGAAGGCTACGCCCTGCAGCAGGTGACCTTCCCGGTGCGCGTCATGCGCGCACTGGGTGCGGAGGTGCTGGTGGTCTCAAACGCCTGCGGCGGCATCCGCGCCGACTGGGCGCCGGGCGACCTGATGTGCATCGCCGACCATATCAACCTGCTCGGCGACAATCCGCTGGTCGGCCCGCACCATCGGGAGTGGGGCGTCCGCTTTCCGGATATGAGCGCGCCCTATGACGCCGCGTTGCGCGCGACGGCTTCGGAGGTGGCGCGTGGCGCGGGCATCACGTTGCGCGAAGGCGTGTACGCTGCCGTGATGGGGCCGAACCTCGAGACGCGCGCCGAGTACGCGATGCTGCGTACGATGCGTGCGGACGTGGTCGGGATGAGCACCGTGCCCGAGGTGATCGTCGCCGTGCAGGCGGGCTTCCGCGTGCTGGGCATCTCGATCATCACCGACGCTTGTGTGCCGGAAACACTGGAGGCGGCTTCGCTGGAGAAGATCCTCGCGGTGGCGGCAGTCGCGGAACCCAAGCTGACTGCGCTGGTGCGCGGCGTGCTGGAGCGCCTGTGA